In Saccharothrix syringae, the following are encoded in one genomic region:
- the steA gene encoding putative cytokinetic ring protein SteA: MRLPGLLRRTNSELPGVTGVARVDRRADDLLRRLGPGDIAVLDLVDVDRRTAEALVAAGVVGVVNAAPSISGRFPNLGPEVLVEAGVRLVDDVGTGVLREVEEGARLRLHEGGVFVGGREVARGVEQTAESVADAVVEARAGMAAQLEAFSANTIEFLRRERDLLLDDVGVPDLYVPMRDRQVLVVAGGPRHAEELRRLRKYVKEHRPVLVGVDAGADTLHAAGYRPDIIVGDPDGIGTAALRAGSEVVVPAQTDGHAPGLERIQDLGIGAVTFPASGNAEDLALLLAEAHGASLVVTVGVRAGLREFLDRGRSGSNPSTFLTRLKLGDKLVDGRAVAVLHRGRVSTGGIALLVLAAVVAMVAALVVSGVGQVYVDQAVDAVGAAVAWVRGLFR, encoded by the coding sequence ATGAGGCTCCCCGGGTTGCTCCGCCGCACGAACTCCGAACTGCCTGGTGTCACCGGCGTCGCCCGGGTCGACCGGCGCGCGGACGACCTGCTGCGGCGGCTCGGCCCCGGCGACATAGCCGTGCTCGACCTGGTCGACGTCGACCGGCGCACCGCCGAGGCGCTGGTGGCCGCCGGGGTGGTCGGCGTGGTCAACGCCGCGCCGTCGATCTCCGGCCGGTTCCCCAACCTCGGGCCGGAGGTGCTGGTCGAGGCCGGTGTCCGGCTGGTCGACGACGTCGGCACCGGCGTGCTGCGCGAGGTCGAGGAGGGTGCCCGGCTGCGCCTGCACGAGGGCGGGGTGTTCGTCGGGGGCCGGGAGGTCGCGCGGGGCGTCGAGCAGACCGCCGAGTCCGTGGCCGACGCGGTGGTCGAGGCCAGGGCGGGCATGGCCGCGCAGCTGGAGGCGTTCTCCGCCAACACCATCGAGTTCCTGCGCCGCGAGCGGGACCTGCTGCTCGACGACGTGGGCGTGCCCGACCTGTACGTGCCGATGCGCGACCGGCAGGTGCTGGTCGTGGCCGGCGGGCCCCGGCACGCCGAGGAGCTGCGCAGGCTGCGCAAGTACGTCAAGGAGCACCGGCCGGTGCTGGTCGGCGTGGACGCGGGCGCCGACACCCTCCACGCCGCCGGGTACCGGCCGGACATCATCGTCGGCGACCCCGACGGCATCGGCACCGCCGCGCTGCGCGCCGGGTCCGAGGTGGTGGTGCCCGCGCAGACCGACGGCCACGCGCCCGGCCTGGAGCGCATCCAGGACCTGGGCATCGGCGCGGTGACGTTCCCCGCGTCCGGCAACGCCGAGGACCTGGCCCTGCTGCTGGCCGAGGCGCACGGCGCGAGCCTGGTGGTGACCGTGGGGGTGCGGGCGGGCCTGCGGGAGTTCCTGGACCGGGGCCGCTCGGGGTCCAACCCGTCGACGTTCCTGACCCGGCTCAAGCTCGGCGACAAGCTCGTCGACGGGCGGGCCGTGGCCGTGCTGCACCGGGGTCGCGTGTCGACCGGCGGGATCGCGCTGCTGGTGCTGGCCGCGGTGGTGGCGATGGTGGCCGCGCTGGTGGTGTCCGGGGTCGGGCAGGTGTACGTGGACCAGGCGGTCGACGCGGTCGGTGCCGCCGTCGCGTGGGTGAGGGGGTTGTTCCGGTGA
- the recN gene encoding DNA repair protein RecN has translation MLAEMRIQGLGVIDEATLELDPGFTVVTGETGAGKTMVVTGLHLLGGGRAEASRVRNGAERAVVEGRFQAPAGSPAAKVAEEVGGEPDDDGSVIAVRTVGADGRSRAHLGGRSVPVGVLGELAEQLLAVHGQNDQLRLLRPTEQRAVLDRFAGDEVAGPLRAYQKVREEWLRVATELTERTRRSHELAREADLLRHGLAEITAVDPKPGEDEELVAEARRLADADQLRESASGAQYAVSGSPDGDPDNPGALGLIGEARRRLAASEDPRLRDLEPRLVEAETLLADVGAEIVSYLEHLEADPTRLEQVLARQAELKSLTRKYAADVDGVIAWAQDASARLAGLDTSDEALAALAARRDELAAELAGYAQRVTAARVEAAEELGKAVSEELTGLAMPHANVEVVVRPRVAEAGDAQALEVGGQRLHAGASGVDDVELRLIAHPGAPALPVHKGASGGELSRVMLALEVVLSHSDPVPTLVFDEVDAGVGGRAAVEVGRRLARLARSHQVIVVTHLPQVAAFADRHLVVDKTADGVLTRSGVRRLDESQRVVELARMLAGMDSTDTGRAHAEELLAAAKADKESVPVVRRKAKKR, from the coding sequence GTGCTGGCCGAGATGCGCATCCAGGGCCTCGGTGTGATCGACGAGGCCACCCTTGAGCTCGACCCCGGTTTCACCGTGGTGACGGGCGAGACCGGCGCGGGCAAGACGATGGTCGTCACGGGCCTCCACCTGCTCGGTGGCGGCCGGGCCGAAGCCTCGCGCGTGCGCAACGGCGCGGAGAGGGCCGTGGTGGAGGGCCGGTTCCAGGCCCCCGCGGGCAGCCCGGCGGCCAAGGTCGCCGAGGAGGTCGGCGGCGAGCCGGACGACGACGGCAGCGTGATCGCCGTGCGCACGGTCGGCGCCGACGGCCGGTCCCGCGCCCACCTGGGCGGGCGGTCCGTGCCGGTCGGCGTGCTGGGCGAGCTGGCCGAGCAGCTGCTGGCCGTGCACGGCCAGAACGACCAGCTGCGGCTGCTGCGGCCCACCGAGCAGCGGGCGGTGCTCGACCGGTTCGCCGGTGACGAGGTCGCCGGGCCGCTGCGCGCCTACCAGAAGGTCCGCGAGGAGTGGCTGCGCGTGGCCACCGAGCTGACCGAGCGCACCCGGCGCTCCCACGAGCTGGCCCGCGAGGCCGACCTGCTGCGGCACGGCCTGGCCGAGATCACCGCGGTCGACCCGAAGCCCGGCGAGGACGAGGAGCTGGTCGCCGAGGCGCGCCGGCTCGCCGACGCCGACCAGCTGCGCGAGTCCGCATCGGGCGCCCAGTACGCGGTGTCGGGCTCCCCGGACGGCGACCCGGACAACCCCGGCGCGCTGGGCCTGATCGGCGAGGCGCGGCGGCGGCTGGCGGCGTCGGAGGACCCGCGGCTGCGCGACCTGGAGCCCCGGCTGGTCGAGGCGGAGACGCTGCTGGCCGACGTGGGCGCGGAGATCGTGTCCTACCTGGAGCACCTGGAGGCCGATCCGACGCGGCTGGAGCAGGTGCTCGCCCGCCAGGCCGAGCTGAAGTCGCTGACCCGCAAGTACGCGGCGGACGTGGACGGCGTGATCGCGTGGGCGCAGGACGCCTCGGCGCGGCTGGCCGGCCTGGACACCTCCGACGAGGCGCTGGCGGCGCTGGCCGCGCGGCGCGACGAGCTGGCCGCCGAGCTGGCGGGCTACGCGCAGCGGGTGACCGCGGCGCGCGTGGAGGCCGCCGAGGAGCTGGGCAAGGCCGTGTCGGAGGAGCTGACCGGCCTGGCCATGCCGCACGCCAACGTCGAGGTCGTGGTGCGGCCGCGGGTGGCCGAGGCGGGCGACGCGCAGGCGCTGGAGGTCGGCGGGCAGCGGCTGCACGCGGGCGCCAGCGGCGTGGACGACGTGGAGCTGCGGCTCATCGCGCACCCCGGCGCGCCCGCGCTGCCCGTGCACAAGGGCGCGTCCGGCGGTGAGCTGTCGCGGGTGATGCTGGCGCTGGAGGTGGTGCTGTCGCACTCCGACCCGGTGCCCACGCTGGTGTTCGACGAGGTCGACGCGGGTGTCGGCGGGCGGGCGGCGGTCGAGGTCGGCAGGCGGCTGGCCCGGTTGGCGCGCAGCCACCAGGTCATCGTGGTCACGCACCTGCCGCAGGTGGCGGCGTTCGCCGACCGGCACCTGGTGGTCGACAAGACCGCGGACGGCGTGCTGACCCGCAGCGGCGTGCGGCGGCTGGACGAGTCGCAGCGGGTGGTCGAGCTGGCCCGGATGCTGGCCGGCATGGACTCCACCGACACCGGTCGCGCGCACGCCGAGGAGCTGCTGGCGGCGGCGAAGGCGGACAAGGAGAGCGTGCCCGTGGTGCGGCGCAAGGCGAAGAAGAGGTGA
- a CDS encoding NAD kinase, translated as MTREILLVVHTGRRSNVLVAQEVAARFAAGGVHLRVLEDEAPDLDPSCFTQVVPADDKAAEGAELVFVLGGDGTLLRAAELARAAGVPVLGVNLGRVGFLAEADSDALYEAIRHVLDRDYEVEERMTLDVTAFAGTEVLGSTWALNEAGVEKSTRERILDVVVEVDGRPVSAFGCDGVLVATPTGSTAYAFSAGGPVVWPDVQALLVVPSNAHALFARPLVVSPASVVALEVDPESYPAVLTADGRRTIDLPPGARVEVVEGSTPLRLVRLRQGPFTDRLVEKFELPVQGWRGPSAR; from the coding sequence GTGACGAGGGAGATCCTGCTGGTCGTCCACACCGGGCGGCGCAGCAACGTGCTGGTCGCCCAGGAGGTCGCGGCGCGGTTCGCGGCGGGTGGGGTGCACCTGCGGGTGCTGGAGGACGAGGCGCCCGACCTGGACCCGTCGTGCTTCACGCAGGTCGTGCCGGCCGACGACAAGGCCGCCGAGGGCGCCGAGCTGGTGTTCGTGCTGGGCGGTGACGGCACGCTGCTGCGCGCGGCGGAGCTGGCCCGCGCGGCGGGGGTGCCGGTGCTGGGGGTGAACCTGGGTCGGGTCGGTTTCCTGGCCGAGGCGGACTCCGACGCGCTGTACGAGGCGATCCGGCACGTGCTCGACCGCGACTACGAGGTCGAGGAGCGGATGACGCTCGACGTCACCGCGTTCGCCGGCACCGAGGTGCTGGGCAGCACGTGGGCGCTCAACGAGGCCGGCGTGGAGAAGAGCACCCGCGAGCGCATCCTGGACGTGGTGGTCGAGGTGGACGGGCGGCCGGTGTCGGCGTTCGGCTGCGACGGCGTGCTGGTGGCCACGCCCACCGGGTCCACGGCCTACGCGTTCTCCGCGGGCGGGCCGGTGGTGTGGCCGGACGTGCAGGCGCTGCTGGTGGTGCCGAGCAACGCGCACGCCCTGTTCGCGCGGCCCCTGGTGGTCTCGCCCGCGTCGGTGGTGGCGCTGGAGGTGGACCCGGAGAGCTACCCGGCGGTGCTGACCGCGGACGGCCGCCGGACCATCGACCTGCCGCCGGGCGCGCGGGTCGAGGTGGTGGAGGGCAGCACCCCGCTGCGGTTGGTCAGGCTGCGGCAGGGTCCGTTCACGGATCGGCTGGTGGAGAAGTTCGAGTTGCCGGTGCAGGGGTGGCGCGGGCCGTCTGCCAGGTAG
- a CDS encoding TlyA family RNA methyltransferase: MPRRARLDAELVRRGLARSREHASQLVAEGRVTVRGTVATKPATAVELDTAVVVRVDDDPNYASRGAHKLVGALEAFPGVLVEGRRCLDAGASTGGFTDVLLRAGARQVVAADVGRGLLDWRLRTDDRVVVRDRTNVRSLTPEDIGGPVELVVADLSFISLRLVLPALVACLDEGGDLVPMVKPQFEVGRERLGSGGVVRDPGLRAEAVLDVVASAAALGLRLHGVTASPLPGPSGNVEFFAWLRRGEPLPVEEADGLVRAAVAGGPQ; this comes from the coding sequence GTGCCGCGCAGGGCTCGGCTCGACGCCGAACTGGTCCGCCGCGGGCTGGCCAGGTCGCGGGAGCACGCGAGTCAGCTCGTCGCCGAGGGCCGGGTGACCGTCCGGGGCACCGTGGCCACCAAGCCGGCGACCGCGGTCGAGCTGGACACCGCGGTGGTGGTCCGGGTCGACGACGACCCCAACTACGCCTCGCGGGGCGCGCACAAGCTCGTCGGCGCGCTGGAGGCGTTCCCGGGGGTGCTGGTCGAGGGCAGGCGGTGCCTGGACGCGGGCGCGTCCACCGGCGGGTTCACCGACGTGCTGCTGCGCGCGGGTGCCCGGCAGGTGGTGGCCGCGGACGTGGGGCGGGGGCTGCTGGACTGGCGGTTGCGCACCGACGACCGGGTCGTGGTGCGGGACCGGACCAACGTCCGGTCGCTGACCCCCGAAGACATCGGCGGCCCGGTGGAACTGGTCGTGGCCGACCTGTCGTTCATCTCGTTGAGGCTCGTGCTGCCGGCGTTGGTCGCCTGCCTCGACGAGGGGGGAGACCTGGTGCCGATGGTGAAGCCGCAGTTCGAGGTGGGCAGGGAACGCCTGGGCTCGGGCGGTGTGGTGCGGGACCCGGGGCTGCGCGCCGAGGCGGTGCTGGACGTGGTGGCGTCCGCGGCCGCGCTGGGCCTGCGGCTGCACGGGGTGACCGCCAGCCCGCTGCCCGGGCCGTCGGGCAACGTCGAGTTCTTCGCCTGGCTGCGCCGGGGCGAGCCGCTGCCGGTCGAGGAGGCCGACGGGCTCGTGCGCGCGGCCGTGGCGGGAGGACCCCAGTGA
- a CDS encoding HAD-IIA family hydrolase — MLLDRYDALLLDLDGTVYRGREAVPGAVEAVAAAREHGVGVRFVTNNASRSPSDVAGHLTELGFHAALEEVSTSAQAGAAMLLDLVPPGTRVVVLGTDALAEEVRSRGFEPVRSADGAGAVVQGLSQELGWRELAEACVAIRAGARWVACNVDATLPTERGLLPGNGALVAALRTATGVEPLVAGKPATPLLEQAAKSVGAQRPLVVGDRLDTDIAGAVSAGMDSLLVLTGVSTEEEARLLPEDRRPTHVAPDLSILHRLP; from the coding sequence GTGCTGCTGGACCGCTACGACGCACTGCTGCTGGACCTCGACGGCACCGTCTACCGGGGCCGGGAGGCCGTACCCGGCGCGGTGGAGGCGGTGGCCGCCGCCCGGGAGCACGGGGTCGGCGTCAGGTTCGTCACCAACAACGCCTCCCGGTCGCCGTCGGACGTCGCCGGGCACCTGACCGAGCTGGGGTTCCACGCGGCCCTGGAGGAGGTCAGCACGAGCGCCCAGGCGGGTGCGGCGATGCTGCTCGACCTGGTGCCGCCGGGCACGCGCGTGGTGGTGCTGGGCACCGACGCGCTGGCCGAGGAGGTCCGGTCGCGCGGGTTCGAGCCGGTGCGGTCGGCCGACGGCGCGGGTGCCGTGGTGCAGGGCCTGTCGCAGGAGCTGGGCTGGCGGGAGCTGGCCGAGGCGTGCGTGGCGATCCGGGCGGGCGCGCGGTGGGTGGCCTGCAACGTCGACGCGACCCTGCCCACCGAGCGGGGCCTGCTGCCCGGCAACGGCGCCCTGGTCGCCGCCCTGCGCACCGCCACGGGCGTGGAGCCCCTGGTGGCGGGCAAGCCGGCGACGCCGCTGCTGGAGCAGGCGGCGAAGTCGGTGGGCGCGCAGCGGCCGCTGGTGGTGGGCGACCGGCTGGACACCGACATCGCGGGTGCGGTGAGCGCGGGCATGGACTCGTTGCTGGTGCTCACGGGCGTGTCCACCGAGGAGGAGGCGCGGCTGCTGCCGGAGGACCGGCGGCCGACCCACGTCGCGCCCGACCTGTCGATCCTGCATCGGCTACCTTGA
- a CDS encoding tetratricopeptide repeat protein, giving the protein MKQELRGLPKGLAEIVGRHLAAAGMLIDGEPELALEHARYARSKAARVAVVREAAGLTAYHAGEWSEALSELRAARRMSHGAGHVAIMADCERALGRPERAIELAREAQGLQLSPDEAVELRIVAAGARRDMGQLDAAVVALQGDDLDAKRRDPWSARLFYAYADNLAAAGRTEEAVRWFLNAAQADDDNETDAAERAFELSPQD; this is encoded by the coding sequence GTGAAGCAGGAGCTGCGTGGCCTGCCCAAGGGCCTGGCCGAGATCGTCGGCCGCCATCTGGCCGCGGCGGGCATGCTGATCGACGGTGAGCCCGAGCTGGCCCTGGAGCACGCCCGGTACGCCCGGTCGAAGGCGGCGCGGGTCGCGGTGGTGCGCGAGGCCGCCGGGTTGACCGCGTACCACGCCGGTGAGTGGTCCGAGGCGCTGTCGGAGCTGCGGGCGGCCCGTCGCATGTCGCACGGTGCCGGGCACGTCGCGATCATGGCCGACTGCGAGCGGGCGCTGGGGCGCCCGGAGCGGGCCATCGAGCTGGCGCGCGAGGCGCAGGGCCTCCAGCTGTCCCCGGACGAGGCGGTGGAGCTGCGGATCGTGGCGGCCGGCGCGCGGCGGGACATGGGGCAGCTCGACGCGGCCGTGGTGGCGCTCCAGGGTGACGACCTGGACGCGAAGCGCCGGGACCCGTGGAGCGCGCGCCTGTTCTACGCCTACGCGGACAACCTGGCCGCGGCCGGGCGCACCGAGGAGGCCGTGCGCTGGTTCCTCAACGCGGCCCAGGCCGACGACGACAACGAGACCGACGCCGCCGAGCGCGCGTTCGAGCTCAGCCCGCAGGACTGA